Genomic segment of Ewingella sp. CoE-038-23:
TCGAAAACTTAGCCTTGATCCCTGGCTGTGTGGGATCTGCGCCTATTCAGAACATTGGCGCTTACGGCATTGAGCTGCAAAATGTCTGTGATTATGTCGACTTACTTAACTTAGCAACCGGCGAGATTAGCCGTATTGATGCCAGCGAATGCCAGTTCGGCTACCGTGAAAGCATCTTCAAACATGGGTATCGCGATGGTTTTGCTATCGTGGCGGTGGGGCTGCGGCTGAGTAAGGATTGGCATCCAAAGCTGACTTACGGTGATTTAACCCGTCTGGATGATGTCAGCGTAACCCCGCAACAAATATTCGATTCAGTGTGTCATATGCGTCGCAGCAAGCTTCCAGACCCTAAAGTGACAGGGAATGCAGGGAGCTTCTTTAAGAATCCGATTGTCGATGCCCTTATCGCTGATGCTCTGAAGAACCAGTATCCGGCCATGCCTTATTACCCACAGGCCGACGGCACGGTTAAGCTTGCCGCAGGTTGGTTAGTCGAAATGGCTGGTCTGAAGGGAACAAGCTTGGGTGGCGCGGGTGTTCATCAACAGCAGGCGCTGGTGCTGGTGAATAGAGACGGCGCAACCGGAGCGGACATTAAATCTTTGGCAAAACTGGTGCGAGAAACCGTCGCAGAGCGTTTTGGCGTGTATTTAGAGCCAGAGGTTCGCTTTATATCGTCAGTGGGTGAAGTCAACGCAGTTGAGGCGCTTTCATGAAAGATATCACCGTACCTCTCCACCTTATCTCCATCCTTTCCGACGGCGAGTTCCACTCTGGCGAGCAGTTAGGCACAGAGTTAGGCATGAGCCGTGCCGCCATCAACAAGCACATACAGACGGTCAGGGACTGGGGAGTTGATATCTTTACCGTTCCTGGTAAGGGCTACAGTCTGCCTGCACCCATTCAATTGCTCGACGAGCAGCAGATCCTCTCCTTCCTGCCGGAAGGACGAGTCAGCGTGCTGCCTGTTATCGACTCAACTAACCAGTATCTGTTAGATCGTATCACCACACTGGCGTCTGGTGATGCTTGCGTGGCGGAGTATCAGCAAGCAGGCCGTGGAAGAAGAGGGCGAAAATGGTTCTCTCCTTTCGGCTCCAATCTTTACCTCTCTATGTATTGGAAGCTGGAACAAGGCCCGGCTGCGGCAATGGGCCTGAGTTTGGTGATCGGCATCATTATGGCCGAAGTGCTGCAAAAGTTGGGGGCGGAGGACGTTCGCGTTAAATGGCCAAACGATCTGTACCTTAAAGATCGCAAACTTGCCGGTATTCTAGTGGAGTTAACAGGGAAAACCGGCGATGCGGCGCATCTGGTTATTGGCGCCGGCATCAACTTGAAAATGCGTGAACCCTCTGCCGATAGCATCGATCAAGGTTGGATAAATCTGCAAGAAGCTGGCGTGAATATCGATCGCAACCAGCTCACGGCGACATTACTCTCTGAGCTGCGTCTGGCACTGCGCCAGTTTGAGATTGATGGGTTAGCCCCGTTCATTAGCCGCTGGCGCAGCCTGGATAATTTTATCGATCGCCCAGTTAAGCTATTGATTGGCGAGCAGGAAATTCATGGCATTGAGCGAGGTATCGATCAGCAAGGTGCATTACTGCTCGAACAAGACGGGGTAATTAAGCCATACATTGGTGGCGAGATATCTCTGCGCGGTAGGTAACAAGTCGAAGTTAGATTGCATTAAAAAGGAGGGCTTTTGCCCTCCTTTGTCATTTCCTTAATCGAACACTCTCCACCGCGTGGTTTGCGCTCTTGGTCATTATCAGACTAGCACGCTCGCGAGTTGGGAGGATATTCTCTTTTAAATTCAACCCGTTGATCTCATTCCACAGTTGCGTAGCGATCTTCACTGCCTCTTCCTCTGGCAGCTTCGCATAGTGGTGGAAATAAGAATCTGGGTCGGCAAACGCGCCCTGACGGAATTTGAGGAAACGATTGATATACCAGCTTTGTAATAGGTCTGCAGGTGCATCGACGTAAATAGAGAAATCGACGAAGTCAGACACAAAGACATGGTGGGGATCGTGTGGGTAATCCATCCCGCTTTGTAAGACATTCAGACCTTCTAAAATAAGAATGTCTGGCTGCTCAATGACTTTGTTGCCATCTGGGATCACATCATAAATCAGGTGCGAATAGACCGGAGCGGTAACGCTCTTGGCGCCGGACTTAACCTCTGACACAAAGTTAACTAACTGATGCATATCATAAGATTGCGGGAAGCCTTTCTTCTTCATGATCCCACGTTCTTGCAGCGTCTTATTCGGGTACAGGAATCCGTCGGTGGTAATTAACTCGACCGTCCTATGCTCGGGCCAGCGGCTCAGAAGGGCTTGTAGAACGCGAGCCGTCGTACTCTTACCTACCGCGACACTGCCCGCAATCCCAATGACATAAGGGATTTTCTGACCATCCGTGCCTAAGAACTGCTCTAAGACTGCCTGGCGGCGAAGGTTCGAACTGATGTAAAAATTAAGAAGGCGTGAAAGCGGCAAATAGATTTGCGCAACCTCCTCCAAGGATAGATCCTCATTGATGCCTTTTAATTTCGCGATCTCAGTTTCCTTTAGTGTTAACGGAACCGAGTCACGTAAGGCTGCCCATTGAGCTCTGTCGAACTGTAGATAAGGGGTTGCCAAGGATAAGTCTCTTTTATTCATAAGTTAAAATCTGCCTGTTAGCGCAGGTCAGGAAAGGCGCCGCACGCCAAGTCCAGACAGTAAACCAGCTGCCCATTATAGACAGCTAAATTTTCGTCGTAGACATTTTTCTTATACCTTATCGAATTCTTTGATTGGGTTAAAAATTTTTAACTAAAGTCATAAATCCGCATTTTTATACCTTGGCATCCTGATTGGCAGGCTGCTTTGCGTTATCTCAAGGAAATATCTGTGTTGAATACAGATTAAAGAGAGATAACGGATAATTAGCGCCGCTCGGGTTTCCAGAGCCAAGCAGATTCGGGCCT
This window contains:
- the murB gene encoding UDP-N-acetylmuramate dehydrogenase — protein: MPIQGTSLKAFNTFAINANANAVITASTPAELSAAWLEAKKSNKPFLLLGEGSNVLFLNDFSGDIVLNRILGIDIKENDHEWLLHVGAGENWHQLVVSTLEKNIPGLENLALIPGCVGSAPIQNIGAYGIELQNVCDYVDLLNLATGEISRIDASECQFGYRESIFKHGYRDGFAIVAVGLRLSKDWHPKLTYGDLTRLDDVSVTPQQIFDSVCHMRRSKLPDPKVTGNAGSFFKNPIVDALIADALKNQYPAMPYYPQADGTVKLAAGWLVEMAGLKGTSLGGAGVHQQQALVLVNRDGATGADIKSLAKLVRETVAERFGVYLEPEVRFISSVGEVNAVEALS
- the birA gene encoding bifunctional biotin--[acetyl-CoA-carboxylase] ligase/biotin operon repressor BirA → MKDITVPLHLISILSDGEFHSGEQLGTELGMSRAAINKHIQTVRDWGVDIFTVPGKGYSLPAPIQLLDEQQILSFLPEGRVSVLPVIDSTNQYLLDRITTLASGDACVAEYQQAGRGRRGRKWFSPFGSNLYLSMYWKLEQGPAAAMGLSLVIGIIMAEVLQKLGAEDVRVKWPNDLYLKDRKLAGILVELTGKTGDAAHLVIGAGINLKMREPSADSIDQGWINLQEAGVNIDRNQLTATLLSELRLALRQFEIDGLAPFISRWRSLDNFIDRPVKLLIGEQEIHGIERGIDQQGALLLEQDGVIKPYIGGEISLRGR
- the coaA gene encoding type I pantothenate kinase, which codes for MNKRDLSLATPYLQFDRAQWAALRDSVPLTLKETEIAKLKGINEDLSLEEVAQIYLPLSRLLNFYISSNLRRQAVLEQFLGTDGQKIPYVIGIAGSVAVGKSTTARVLQALLSRWPEHRTVELITTDGFLYPNKTLQERGIMKKKGFPQSYDMHQLVNFVSEVKSGAKSVTAPVYSHLIYDVIPDGNKVIEQPDILILEGLNVLQSGMDYPHDPHHVFVSDFVDFSIYVDAPADLLQSWYINRFLKFRQGAFADPDSYFHHYAKLPEEEAVKIATQLWNEINGLNLKENILPTRERASLIMTKSANHAVESVRLRK